A single region of the Vicia villosa cultivar HV-30 ecotype Madison, WI linkage group LG4, Vvil1.0, whole genome shotgun sequence genome encodes:
- the LOC131594395 gene encoding protein DETOXIFICATION 16-like, whose translation MSLHSPLVDEETKRNNKEKDRRELIQEVKKQLWLSGPLISVTLLNFGINLISVMFVGHLGELALSGASMATSFASVTGFSLLVGMASALDTLCGQSYGAKQYRMLGVHMQRAMLILMVVAIPLAVIWSNTRSILILLGQDTEISTEAGNYAKLMVPCLFAYGLLQCLNRFLQTQNIVFPMMFSSAITTLLHLPVCWFMVYKSGLGSRGAAVANSISYWINVTILALYVKFSPSCKNTWHGFSKDALALNNIPIFLKLAIPSAVMVCLEMWSFELMVLLSGLLPNPKLETSVLSICLNTSAAIWMIPFGLSGAISIRVSNELGAGNPRAARLAVCVVVVIAIIESIVVGAVIILIRNIWGYAYSNEEEVVTYVATMLPILAVSNFLDGLQCVLSGTARGCGWQKIGAYVNLGAYYLVGIPAAILLAFVLHVGGKGLWLGITCALLVQVFALMIITIRTDWENEAKKATDRVNDSITTDSLVS comes from the exons ATGTCTCTTCATTCTCCGTTGGTTGATGAAGAAACGAAACGGAACAACAAGGAAAAAGATAGAAGAGAGTTGATTCAGGAAGTGAAGAAACAGTTATGGCTGTCAGGGCCGTTAATTTCGGTtacgcttttgaattttggtatCAATCTTATTTCTGTTATGTTTGTTGGTCATCTTGGTGAGTTGGCTCTTTCTGGTGCTTCCATGGCTACTTCTTTTGCTTCTGTCACTGGTTTCAGTTTATTG GTTGGAATGGCAAGTGCATTAGACACATTATGTGGACAATCATACGGTGCAAAGCAGTACCGCATGTTAGGCGTACACATGCAGAGAGCAATGTTAATTCTCATGGTGGTCGCGATTCCTCTTGCGGTTATTTGGTCAAACACAAGATCCATTCTCATTTTACTTGGCCAAGATACTGAAATATCTACAGAAGCTGGAAACTATGCTAAGTTAATGGTTCCATGTCTTTTTGCTTATGGTCTTTTACAATGCCTCAACAGATTCTTACAGACACAAAATATTGTGTTTCCGATGATGTTTAGCTCTGCGATTACGACATTACTACACCTTCCTGTATGTTGGTTTATGGTATACAAGTCTGGATTGGGTAGCAGAGGGGCTGCCGTGGCAAACTCTATATCCTATTGGATCAATGTTACCATACTCGCACTCTATGTCAAGTTTTCTCCTTCGTGTAAAAATACTTGGCATGGATTTTCCAAGGATGCACTTGCACTTAACAACATCCCTATTTTCTTGAAGCTTGCCATTCCTTCAGCTGTCATGGTTTG CTTGGAAATGTGGTCATTTGAACTAATGGTTCTCCTTTCTGGTCTTCTTCCAAATCCAAAGTTAGAAACATCAGTGCTTTCTATCTG TTTGAATACATCAGCAGCTATTTGGATGATCCCATTTGGTCTTAGTGGAGCAATAAG CATCCGTGTTTCAAATGAACTCGGCGCTGGTAATCCACGGGCCGCGCGTTTGGCAGTCTGCGTTGTTGTAGTGATTGCCATTATTGAGAGCATCGTAGTCGGAGCAGTGATAATACTGATACGCAATATATGGGGCTATGCTTATAGTAATGAGGAAGAAGTTGTCACATATGTAGCAACTATGTTGCCAATTCTTGCTGTATCCAACTTCCTAGATGGACTGCAATGTGTTCTTTCAG GCACTGCTAGAGGATGTGGTTGGCAGAAAATTGGTGCTTATGTCAATCTGGGAGCATACTATTTAGTTGGGATTCCGGCGGCCATTTTATTAGCTTTTGTATTGCATGTTGGCGGGAAG GGTCTGTGGCTGGGGATCACTTGTGCTCTCCTTGTTCAAGTATTTGCTCTAATGATCATTACAATTCGCACGGATTGGGAGAATGAG GCAAAGAAGGCTACTGATAGAGTCAATGATTCTATAACAACAGACAGCTTAGTCTCATGA
- the LOC131594396 gene encoding protein DETOXIFICATION 16-like, translating into MSLHTPLIVEETKQNSKEEDRRELIKEVKKQLWLSGPLISVSLLNFGINLISVMFVGHLGELALSGASMATSFASVTGFSLLVGMASGLDTLCGQSFGAKRYRMLGVHTQRAMFILMIIAVPLAIIWANTRSILILLGQDPEISTEAGNYAKLMVPCLFAYGLIQCLNRFLQTQNIVFPMMFCSAVTTLLHIPLCWIMVYKSGLGGKGAAVAISMSNWLNVILLSLYVKFSPSCKNTWHGFSKEALVLNSIPIFLKLAIPSALMVCLEMWSFELIVLLSGLLPNPKLETSVLSICLNTQAAIWMIPFGLSEAVSIRVSNELGAGNPQAARSAVRIVVVIAIIESVLVVTVMFLMRNILGYAYSNEEEVVKYVATLLPILALCHFLDALQCVLSGTARGCGRQEIVAYVNLGAYYLAGIPAAVVLAFVLHVGGKGLILGMICALVVQLSALMIITIRTDWEKETKKASDRVNDSITTESLIS; encoded by the exons atgtCTCTTCACACtccattgattgttgaagaaacaAAGCAAAACAGCAAGGAAGAAGATAGAAGAGAATTGATTAAAGAAGTGAAAAAACAGTTATGGCTATCAGGACCGTTAATTTCAGTTTCACTTTTGAatttcggtatcaatctcatttcTGTTATGTTTGTTGGCCATCTTGGTGAGTTAGCTCTTTCTGGTGCTTCCATGGCTACTTCTTTTGCCTCTGTCACCGGCTTCAGTTTATTG GTTGGAATGGCAAGTGGATTGGACACATTATGTGGACAATCATTTGGCGCAAAACGGTACCGCATGTTAGGTGTACACACGCAGCGAGCAATGTTCATTCTCATGATTATCGCGGTTCCCCTCGCGATTATTTGGGCAAACACAAGATCCATTCTCATTTTACTCGGCCAAGATCCTGAAATATCGACGGAGGCAGGAAACTATGCTAAGTTAATGGTTCCGTGTCTTTTTGCTTATGGTCTAATACAATGCCTCAACAGATTCTTACAGACTCAAAACATTGTATTTCCAATGATGTTTTGCTCCGCGGTTACGACATTACTTCATATTCCTCTATGTTGGATTATGGTATACAAGTCTGGATTGGGTGGCAAAGGGGCCGCCGTAGCAATTTCAATGTCTAATTGGTTGAATGTTATTTTACTCTCACTTTATGTCAAGTTTTCTCCTTCATGTAAAAATACTTGGCATGGTTTTTCGAAGGAGGCGCTAGTACTTAACAGCATCCCTATTTTCTTGAAGCTTGCCATTCCTTCAGCTCTAATGGTTTG CTTGGAAATGTGGTCATTTGAGTTAATAGTTCTCCTTTCCGGTCTTCTTCCAAATCCAAAGTTGGAGACATCGGTCCTTTCTATCTG TTTGAATACACAAGCAGCTATTTGGATGATACCATTTGGACTTAGTGAAGCAGTAAG CATTCGTGTTTCGAATGAACTAGGGGCTGGAAATCCACAGGCTGCACGTTCGGCTGTGCGCATTGTTGTGGTGATTGCCATTATTGAGAGCGTTTTAGTCGTAACAGTGATGTTTCTTATGCGCAATATATTAGGCTATGCTTATAGCAATGAAGAAGAAGTTGTCAAATATGTAGCAACTTTGCTGCCGATTCTCGCCCTATGCCACTTCCTCGATGCACTACAATGTGTTTTGTCAGGCACGGCTAGAGGATGTGGTAGGCAGGAAATTGTTGCCTATGTTAATCTGGGAGCATACTATTTAGCCGGGATTCCAGCGGCCGTTGTATTAGCTTTTGTATTGCATGTTGGTGGGAAG GGGCTGATACTGGGGATGATATGCGCACTCGTTGTTCAACTATCTGCTCTAATGATCATTACGATACGCACCGATTGGGAGAAAGAG ACAAAGAAGGCTTCTGATAGAGTCAATGATTCAATAACAACCGAGAGCTTAATCTCATGA
- the LOC131594397 gene encoding protein DETOXIFICATION 16-like has translation MDTEHQHNSSLQSPLIQNSKQDVENQRERTKVVEEVKKVLWLAGPLIFVSLLNYSLQVIAIMFVGHVGELPLAGASMATSFATATGFNVMVGMASALDTLCGQSYGAKQYRMLGIHMQRAILILMTASIPITFIWINTKSILIFLGQDPEISTEAGNYAKLMVPSIFAYGLLQCLNRFLQTQNNVFPMMFFSSVITLLHVLLCWILVFKSGLGSSGAALANSISYWLNVVMLTIYVKFSSSCKKTWTGFSKEALHNIPMFLRIATPSTIMVCLEMWSFESMVIISGLLPNPKLETSVLSICLSTVSATWMIPLGLSGAVSIRVSNELGAGHPWAARLAVCVAVVIGIIESILIGAVMILLRNIWGYAYTNEVEVVQYISKMMPILALSNFLDGLQCVLSGNVRGCGWQKIGAYVNMGSYYLAGIPLGIVLAFVFRIGGMGLWLGIICALIVQVFSLTIVTIRTDWEKQAKKATDRVYNSITPESLVS, from the exons ATGGACACAGAACACCAACATAACTCATCTCTACAATCTCCTTTGATTCAAAACTCAAAACAAGATGTAGAAAACCAAAGAGAAAGAACAAAAGTTGTTGAAGAAGTGAAGAAGGTTTTATGGTTAGCAGGACCATTAATATTTGTTAGCCTGTTAAATTATAGCCTACAAGTTATAGCTATCATGTTTGTTGGACATGTTGGTGAGTTGCCTCTGGCTGGTGCTTCCATGGCCACTTCTTTTGCCACTGCCACTGGTTTCAATGTAATG GTAGGAATGGCAAGTGCGTTGGACACATTATGTGGCCAATCATATGGAGCAAAACAGTACAGAATGTTAGGCATACACATGCAAAGAGCAATTTTGATTCTAATGACggcaagcattccaataacattTATTTGGATAAACACTAAATCCATTCTCATTTTCCTTGGCCAAGATCCTGAAATATCTACAGAAGCTGGTAACTATGCAAAGCTAATGGTTCCAAGCATTTTTGCTTATGGTCTTCTACAATGCCTCAACAGATTCTTACAGACACAAAACAATGTGTTTCCAATGATGTTTTTCTCTAGTGTCATAACTTTACTACATGTTCTTTTGTGTTGGATTTTGGTTTTCAAATCTGGACTTGGAAGCAGTGGTGCTGCTCTAGCAAATTCTATATCTTATTGGTTGAATGTTGTTATGCTTACAATTTATGTCAAGTTTTCGAGTTCATGTAAAAAAACATGGACTGGATTTTCCAAAGAAGCACTTCATAATATCCCAATGTTTCTTAGGATTGCAACTCCTTCAACTATTATGGTTTG CTTGGAAATGTGGTCGTTTGAATCTATGGTTATCATATCCGGTCTTCTTCCTAATCCGAAGTTGGAAACCTCAGTGCTATCTATCTG CTTGAGCACAGTATCAGCTACTTGGATGATTCCTCTTGGACTCAGTGGAGCTGTAAG CATTCGTGTTTCGAATGAACTTGGTGCTGGTCATCCGTGGGCTGCACGTTTGGCTGTGTGCGTTGCTGTTGTGATTGGAATTATCGAGAGCATCTTAATCGGAGCGGTGATGATACTTTTACGCAATATATGGGGCTATGCTTATACCAACGAAGTAGAAGTCGTCcaatatatttcaaaaatgatgCCGATTCTCGCGTTATCAAACTTCCTAGACGGACTACAATGTGTTCTTTCAGGCAATGTTAGAGGATGTGGTTGGCAGAAAATCGGTGCTTATGTCAATATGGGATCGTACTACTTGGCTGGGATTCCATTAGGCATTGTATTGGCTTTTGTATTTCGCATCGGTGGCATG GGACTATGGTTGGGGATTATATGCGCGCTTATTGTTCAAGTATTTTCTCTAACGATCGTTACAATTCGTACGGATTGGGAGAAACAG GCAAAGAAGGCTACTGATAGAGTTTATAACTCAATAACGCCAGAGAGCTTAGTCTCATGA